A region of Ictidomys tridecemlineatus isolate mIctTri1 chromosome 4, mIctTri1.hap1, whole genome shotgun sequence DNA encodes the following proteins:
- the C9orf72 gene encoding guanine nucleotide exchange factor C9orf72 homolog isoform X2, which translates to MHKERQENVQKIVLEGTERMEDQGQSIIPMLTGEVIPVMELLSSMKSHSVPEEIDIADTVLNDDDIGDSCHEGFLLNAISSHLQTCGCSVVVGSSAEKVNKIVRTLCLFLTPAERKCSRLCEAESSFKYESGLFVQGLLKDSTGSFVLPFRQVMYAPYPTTHIDVDVNTVKQMPPCHEHIYNQRRYMRSELTAFWRATSEEDMAQDTIIYTDESFTPDLNIFQDVLHRDTLVKAFLDQVFHLKPGLSLRSTFLAQFLLVLHRKALTLIKYIEDDTQKGKKPFKSLRNLKIDLDLTAEGDLNIIMALAEKIKPGLHSFIFGRPFYTSVQERDVLMTF; encoded by the exons ATGCATAAG GAAAGGCAAGAAAATGTCCAGAAGATTGTCTTAGAAGGCACAGAGAGAATGGAAGATCAG GGTCAAAGTATTATTCCAATGCTTACTGGAGAAGTCATTCCTGTAATGGAACTGCTTTCATCTATGAAATCTCACAGTGTTCCTGAAGAAATAGAT ATAGCTGATACGGTACTCAATGATGATGATATTGGTGACAGTTGTCATGAAGGCTTTCTTCTCAA TGCCATCAGCTCACACTTGCAAACCTGTGGCTGCTCTGTTGTAGTAGGCAGCAGTGCAGAGAAAGTAAATAAG ataGTGAGAACATTATGCCTTTTTCTGACTCCAGCAGAGAGAAAATGCTCCAGATTATGTGAAGCAGAATCATCATTTAAATATGAGTCAGGACTCTTTGTGCAAGGCCTGCTAAAG GATTCAACTGGAAGCTTTGTACTGCCCTTCCGTCAAGTCATGTATGCACCATATCCCACCACACATATCGATGTGGATGTCAATACTGTGAAGCAGATGCCACCCTGTCATGAACACATTTATAATCAGCGTAGATACATGAGATCGGAGCTGACAGCATTTTGGAGAGCCACTTCAGAAGAAGACATGGCACAGGACACCATCATCTACACAGATGAGAGCTTCACTCCTGATTT gaATATTTTCCAGGATGTCTTACACAGAGACACTCTAGTCAAAGCCTTCCTGGATCAG GTCTTTCATTTGAAACCTGGTTTATCTCTCAGGAGTACTTTCCTTGCACAGTTTCTGCTTGTCCTTCACAGAAAAGCCTTGACACTAATAAAATACATAGAAGATGATAC GCAGAAGGGGAAAAAGCCCTTTAAATCTCTTCGAAATCTGAAGATAGACCTTGATTTAACAGCAGAGGGCGATCTTAACATAATAATGGCTCTAGCAGAGAAAATCAAACCAGGCCTACATTCTTTTATCTTTGGAAGACCTTTCTACACAAGTGTACAAGAACGAGATGTCCTAATGACTTTTTAA
- the C9orf72 gene encoding guanine nucleotide exchange factor C9orf72 homolog isoform X1 gives MSTLCPPPSPAVAKTEIALSGESPLLAATFAYWDNILGPRVRHIWAPKTDQVLLSDGEITFLANHTLNGEILRNAESGAIDVKFFVLSEKGVIIVSLIFDGNWNGDRSTYGLSIILPQTELSFYLPLHRVCVDRLTHIIRKGRIWMHKERQENVQKIVLEGTERMEDQGQSIIPMLTGEVIPVMELLSSMKSHSVPEEIDIADTVLNDDDIGDSCHEGFLLNAISSHLQTCGCSVVVGSSAEKVNKIVRTLCLFLTPAERKCSRLCEAESSFKYESGLFVQGLLKDSTGSFVLPFRQVMYAPYPTTHIDVDVNTVKQMPPCHEHIYNQRRYMRSELTAFWRATSEEDMAQDTIIYTDESFTPDLNIFQDVLHRDTLVKAFLDQVFHLKPGLSLRSTFLAQFLLVLHRKALTLIKYIEDDTQKGKKPFKSLRNLKIDLDLTAEGDLNIIMALAEKIKPGLHSFIFGRPFYTSVQERDVLMTF, from the exons ATGTCGACTCTCTGCCCACCACCATCTCCTGCTGTTGCCAAGACAGAGATTGCTTTAAGTGGTGAATCACCTTTATTAGCAGCTACCTTTGCTTACTGGGACAATATTCTTGGTCCTAGAGTAAGGCATATTTGGGCCCCTAAGACAGATCAGGTACTTCTCAGTGATGGAGAAATAACTTTTCTTGCCAACCACACCCTAAATGGAGAAATTCTTCGAAATGCAGAGAGTGGGGCTATAGATGTAAAGTTTTTTGTCTTGTCTGAAAAAGGAGTAATTATTGTTTCATTAATCTTCGATGGAAACTGGAATGGAGATCGGAGTACTTATGGACTATCAATTATACTTCCACAGACGGAGCTTAGTTTCTATCTCCCACTTCACAGAGTGTGTGTTGATAGATTAACACATATTATTCGGAAAGGACGGATATGGATGCATAAG GAAAGGCAAGAAAATGTCCAGAAGATTGTCTTAGAAGGCACAGAGAGAATGGAAGATCAG GGTCAAAGTATTATTCCAATGCTTACTGGAGAAGTCATTCCTGTAATGGAACTGCTTTCATCTATGAAATCTCACAGTGTTCCTGAAGAAATAGAT ATAGCTGATACGGTACTCAATGATGATGATATTGGTGACAGTTGTCATGAAGGCTTTCTTCTCAA TGCCATCAGCTCACACTTGCAAACCTGTGGCTGCTCTGTTGTAGTAGGCAGCAGTGCAGAGAAAGTAAATAAG ataGTGAGAACATTATGCCTTTTTCTGACTCCAGCAGAGAGAAAATGCTCCAGATTATGTGAAGCAGAATCATCATTTAAATATGAGTCAGGACTCTTTGTGCAAGGCCTGCTAAAG GATTCAACTGGAAGCTTTGTACTGCCCTTCCGTCAAGTCATGTATGCACCATATCCCACCACACATATCGATGTGGATGTCAATACTGTGAAGCAGATGCCACCCTGTCATGAACACATTTATAATCAGCGTAGATACATGAGATCGGAGCTGACAGCATTTTGGAGAGCCACTTCAGAAGAAGACATGGCACAGGACACCATCATCTACACAGATGAGAGCTTCACTCCTGATTT gaATATTTTCCAGGATGTCTTACACAGAGACACTCTAGTCAAAGCCTTCCTGGATCAG GTCTTTCATTTGAAACCTGGTTTATCTCTCAGGAGTACTTTCCTTGCACAGTTTCTGCTTGTCCTTCACAGAAAAGCCTTGACACTAATAAAATACATAGAAGATGATAC GCAGAAGGGGAAAAAGCCCTTTAAATCTCTTCGAAATCTGAAGATAGACCTTGATTTAACAGCAGAGGGCGATCTTAACATAATAATGGCTCTAGCAGAGAAAATCAAACCAGGCCTACATTCTTTTATCTTTGGAAGACCTTTCTACACAAGTGTACAAGAACGAGATGTCCTAATGACTTTTTAA